In Nicotiana tabacum cultivar K326 chromosome 17, ASM71507v2, whole genome shotgun sequence, one DNA window encodes the following:
- the LOC107795337 gene encoding uncharacterized protein LOC107795337 isoform X1, translating into MAEVSRIHRFHLPTTTTYATVADDDDDEEYPNPFAFDFDSLSPPPNHTFFNNFNYSPNSGPGSVHSDLDSENSFYVDEDQMNFVTDLFVTEDPDFDNRNPNSRVFPFGDFGSDFDGDFLPSESNVFNNTGDGLRVVGMGSDSDSDSEELNSRVIDQNLNEDFEWEEVNERVEDRDFLSSVIDGIEEISVSSDISSSINGGDDEPVRNLEWEVLLAVNNIERSLDFDGNDDTEYGDALFGQFLESEGTLMKGSPPAAKSVVENLPFVVLKDEENKMACAVCKDEILVVEKVTELPCSHYYHWDCIVPWLNIRNTCPVCRHELPTDDNDYERRKNGTRTGVGTGLVDDFQMHFIKKYCYRCNFAEINGRRT; encoded by the exons ATGGCAGAAGTTTCTAGAATCCACCGTTTCCACCTCCCGACAACCACCACCTATGCCACCGTGgccgacgatgatgatgatgaagaatacCCAAATCCCTTCGCTTTCGATTTCGactccctttctcctcctcctaaTCACAccttttttaataatttcaactACAGCCCCAATTCAGGACCCGGATCCGTACATTCAGATCTGGATTCTGAGAATTCATTTTACGTCGATGAAGATCAAATGAATTTCGTTACGGATCTGTTCGTTACAGAAGACCCTGATTTTGATAATAGAAACCCTAATTCTCGGGTTTTTCCGTTCGGTGATTTTGGATCTGATTTTGATGGGGATTTTCTTCCCTCAGAATCTAACGTGTTTAATAATACGGGTGATGGGCTTCGGGTTGTGGGtatggggtcggattccgattccgattcGGAGGAGCTGAATTCTAGGGTTATTGATCAAAATTTGAATGAAGATTTCGAGTGGGAAGAAGTCAATGAAAGGGTTGAAGATAGAGACTTTTTGAGCTCTGTGATTGATGGGATTGAAGAAATATCAGTTTCTTCAGATATTTCGAGTTCAATTAACGGTGGAGATGATGAGCCGGTGAGGAATTTAGAATGGGAAGTTCTATTGGCGGTTAATAATATCGAGAGAAGCCTCGATTTTGATGGAAATGATGATACTGAATATGGTGATGCCTTGTTTGGGCAATTTCTCGAAAGTGAAGGGACCTTGATGAAGGGTAGTCCACCAGCAGCTAAATCTGTTGTTGAAAATCTTCCGTTTGTGGTTTTGAAGGACGAAGAAAACAAGATGGCTTGTGCTGTTTGTAAAGATGAGATTTTGGTTGTGGAGAAGGTGACTGAGCTTCCTTGTTCCCATTATTACCATTGGGACTGTATTGTGCCGTGGTTAAATATACGTAATACTTGTCCTGTTTGTCGCCATGAGTTGCCTACGGATGATAATGATTATGAGAGGAGGAAAAATGGAACGCGTACTGGCGTTGGAACTGGGCTCGTCGATGATTTTCAG ATGCACTTCATCAAAAAATATTGTTACAGATGCAATTTTGCTGAGATAAACGGCAGGAGGACATGA
- the LOC107795337 gene encoding uncharacterized protein LOC107795337 isoform X2: MAEVSRIHRFHLPTTTTYATVADDDDDEEYPNPFAFDFDSLSPPPNHTFFNNFNYSPNSGPGSVHSDLDSENSFYVDEDQMNFVTDLFVTEDPDFDNRNPNSRVFPFGDFGSDFDGDFLPSESNVFNNTGDGLRVVGMGSDSDSDSEELNSRVIDQNLNEDFEWEEVNERVEDRDFLSSVIDGIEEISVSSDISSSINGGDDEPVRNLEWEVLLAVNNIERSLDFDGNDDTEYGDALFGQFLESEGTLMKGSPPAAKSVVENLPFVVLKDEENKMACAVCKDEILVVEKVTELPCSHYYHWDCIVPWLNIRNTCPVCRHELPTDDNDYERRKNGTRTGVGTGLVDDFQMQFC, encoded by the exons ATGGCAGAAGTTTCTAGAATCCACCGTTTCCACCTCCCGACAACCACCACCTATGCCACCGTGgccgacgatgatgatgatgaagaatacCCAAATCCCTTCGCTTTCGATTTCGactccctttctcctcctcctaaTCACAccttttttaataatttcaactACAGCCCCAATTCAGGACCCGGATCCGTACATTCAGATCTGGATTCTGAGAATTCATTTTACGTCGATGAAGATCAAATGAATTTCGTTACGGATCTGTTCGTTACAGAAGACCCTGATTTTGATAATAGAAACCCTAATTCTCGGGTTTTTCCGTTCGGTGATTTTGGATCTGATTTTGATGGGGATTTTCTTCCCTCAGAATCTAACGTGTTTAATAATACGGGTGATGGGCTTCGGGTTGTGGGtatggggtcggattccgattccgattcGGAGGAGCTGAATTCTAGGGTTATTGATCAAAATTTGAATGAAGATTTCGAGTGGGAAGAAGTCAATGAAAGGGTTGAAGATAGAGACTTTTTGAGCTCTGTGATTGATGGGATTGAAGAAATATCAGTTTCTTCAGATATTTCGAGTTCAATTAACGGTGGAGATGATGAGCCGGTGAGGAATTTAGAATGGGAAGTTCTATTGGCGGTTAATAATATCGAGAGAAGCCTCGATTTTGATGGAAATGATGATACTGAATATGGTGATGCCTTGTTTGGGCAATTTCTCGAAAGTGAAGGGACCTTGATGAAGGGTAGTCCACCAGCAGCTAAATCTGTTGTTGAAAATCTTCCGTTTGTGGTTTTGAAGGACGAAGAAAACAAGATGGCTTGTGCTGTTTGTAAAGATGAGATTTTGGTTGTGGAGAAGGTGACTGAGCTTCCTTGTTCCCATTATTACCATTGGGACTGTATTGTGCCGTGGTTAAATATACGTAATACTTGTCCTGTTTGTCGCCATGAGTTGCCTACGGATGATAATGATTATGAGAGGAGGAAAAATGGAACGCGTACTGGCGTTGGAACTGGGCTCGTCGATGATTTTCAG ATGCAATTTTGCTGA